A portion of the Streptomyces platensis genome contains these proteins:
- a CDS encoding NlpC/P60 family protein, with amino-acid sequence MASHRRPKQPSRTRVTVLTATAAAAVALSSQAAQADPHQSKKDVKSEVDKLYGEAEQATEKYNGVKEQQEKLQKEVDDLQDKVARGQGELNQLRKGLGAVASGQYRSGSIDPSVQLFLSGDPDTYLEKAATLDQLSGKQADQLKTIADKQRRLAQERAEAAGKIKDLSETRKALGDKKDEIKGKLGKAQELLNTLTAKERAAMQAEENRADRSNERTDLGDDVPASQRGAAALQAAQSKIGSPYVWGATGPSSFDCSGLTSWAYQQAGQSLPRTSQAQANAGTRIASQSALKPGDLVLFYGDLHHIGLYAGNGQVLHAPKPGASVRYEPIGNMPFAFGVRV; translated from the coding sequence GTGGCGTCCCACCGTCGACCCAAGCAGCCGAGCCGTACCCGCGTGACCGTGCTCACCGCCACCGCCGCGGCGGCCGTGGCTCTCTCGTCCCAGGCCGCCCAGGCCGACCCCCACCAGTCGAAGAAGGACGTCAAGTCCGAGGTCGACAAGCTCTACGGGGAGGCCGAGCAGGCCACCGAGAAGTACAACGGCGTCAAGGAGCAGCAGGAGAAGCTCCAGAAGGAGGTCGACGACCTCCAGGACAAGGTCGCCCGCGGTCAGGGTGAGCTCAACCAGCTCCGCAAGGGCCTCGGCGCGGTCGCCTCCGGCCAGTACCGCAGCGGCAGCATCGACCCCTCGGTCCAGCTGTTCCTCTCCGGTGACCCGGACACCTACCTCGAAAAGGCCGCCACGCTCGACCAGTTGAGCGGCAAGCAGGCCGACCAGCTGAAGACCATCGCGGACAAGCAGCGCCGGCTCGCCCAGGAGCGCGCGGAGGCCGCGGGCAAGATCAAGGACCTCTCCGAGACCCGTAAGGCGCTCGGGGACAAGAAGGACGAGATCAAGGGCAAGCTCGGCAAGGCGCAGGAGCTGCTGAACACCCTGACCGCCAAGGAGCGGGCGGCCATGCAGGCCGAGGAGAACCGTGCCGACCGCAGCAACGAGCGGACCGACCTCGGCGACGACGTCCCGGCCTCGCAGCGCGGTGCTGCCGCCCTCCAGGCTGCCCAGTCCAAGATAGGTTCGCCCTACGTCTGGGGTGCCACCGGCCCGTCGTCCTTCGACTGCTCGGGTCTGACCTCCTGGGCCTACCAGCAGGCCGGCCAGTCGCTGCCGCGCACCTCGCAGGCGCAGGCCAACGCCGGTACCCGCATCGCCTCGCAGAGCGCCCTCAAGCCCGGCGACCTGGTGCTCTTCTACGGCGACCTGCACCACATCGGCCTCTACGCGGGCAACGGCCAGGTGCTGCACGCGCCGAAGCCGGGCGCCTCGGTGCGCTACGAGCCGATCGGCAACATGCCGTTCGCGTTCGGCGTGCGGGTCTGA
- a CDS encoding NYN domain-containing protein, producing MVDRPEGEPGAQRDDVPEGAADEVLDRPLPEGVRRRVVALTAESFGALTVAELPPPLRQYARFTPTRRAKFAGNAMAAALEGDAVFRQRIAGKLHEAQPELAAALEHGTPPAAADPLDVAAAAYVLRPEGWVKLVAAAGEEAQRARAERAGEEAERELARLREELAQARGEARTEADRIRVDLDAVRKENESLRRKLRSALSDVKRGEAAVRKAEAALAEERDRAATEKTTADSEVRRLKSRITEAETALETSRRSAREGRSVEDMRLRLLLDTVLDAAQGLRRELALPPANVHPADTVEAVAPGRMTPKDIATRALSEMDPALLDQLLALPQAHLVVDGYNVTKTGYPTMPLEKQRLRLLGGLAVLAAQTGAEMTCVFDGAELAAPVLLAPPRGVRVLFSKPGVTADELIRQLVRAEPPGRPVVVVSTDREVADGVAKAGARPVASALLLKRLART from the coding sequence GTGGTGGACCGTCCAGAAGGGGAGCCGGGGGCCCAGCGTGACGACGTACCCGAGGGTGCGGCGGACGAGGTGCTCGACCGACCGCTGCCCGAGGGCGTACGGCGCCGTGTAGTGGCGCTCACCGCGGAGTCGTTCGGCGCGCTGACGGTCGCCGAACTCCCGCCCCCGCTGCGGCAGTACGCCCGGTTCACCCCGACCCGTCGGGCCAAGTTCGCCGGTAACGCGATGGCCGCGGCGCTGGAGGGCGACGCGGTCTTCCGGCAGCGGATCGCCGGCAAGCTGCACGAGGCGCAGCCGGAGCTGGCCGCGGCGCTGGAGCACGGCACCCCGCCCGCGGCCGCCGATCCGCTCGATGTCGCGGCGGCGGCCTATGTGCTGCGGCCCGAGGGCTGGGTCAAGCTCGTCGCGGCGGCCGGCGAGGAGGCCCAGCGGGCGCGCGCGGAGCGGGCCGGCGAGGAGGCCGAGCGGGAGCTGGCCCGGCTGCGCGAGGAACTGGCGCAGGCGCGCGGCGAGGCCCGTACGGAGGCCGACCGCATCCGGGTGGACCTGGACGCGGTGCGCAAGGAGAACGAGTCGCTTCGGCGCAAGCTGCGCAGTGCGCTGAGCGACGTCAAGCGCGGTGAGGCGGCGGTCCGCAAGGCCGAGGCCGCACTGGCGGAGGAGCGGGACCGGGCAGCCACCGAGAAGACCACGGCGGACAGCGAGGTGCGCCGCCTCAAGAGCCGGATCACCGAGGCCGAGACGGCGCTGGAGACCAGCCGGCGCTCCGCGCGTGAGGGCCGCAGCGTCGAGGACATGCGGCTGCGGCTGCTGCTGGACACGGTGCTGGACGCGGCCCAGGGGCTGCGCCGCGAACTGGCCCTGCCGCCCGCGAACGTCCATCCGGCGGACACCGTCGAGGCGGTCGCGCCGGGGCGGATGACGCCCAAGGACATCGCGACCCGGGCGCTGTCGGAGATGGACCCGGCGCTGCTCGACCAGCTTCTCGCCCTGCCGCAGGCGCATTTGGTGGTGGATGGCTACAACGTCACCAAAACCGGCTATCCGACCATGCCGCTCGAAAAGCAGCGGCTGCGGCTGCTGGGCGGCCTCGCGGTGCTGGCGGCACAGACCGGCGCCGAGATGACCTGTGTCTTCGACGGGGCGGAGCTGGCGGCGCCGGTGCTGCTGGCACCGCCGCGCGGGGTCCGGGTCCTGTTCAGCAAACCGGGCGTAACGGCCGATGAGTTGATTCGTCAGCTGGTAAGGGCCGAACCGCCCGGCCGTCCGGTCGTCGTGGTCTCCACGGACCGGGAAGTGGCCGACGGTGTGGCGAAGGCCGGGGCGCGCCCGGTCGCATCGGCCCTGCTCCTCAAGCGACTTGCCCGCACCTGA
- a CDS encoding rhomboid family intramembrane serine protease: MTNVLIGLCCAVFVLGPASGLNRIYGTGDALLKAQTAYFERWGVIPLDLWSGSVRALVTPLTALFVHGSWLHLLGNMLFLYVFGAMAEARMGRLPFTAFYLIIGYLALLGYAAAHADSGQTLVGASGSISGVLGAFLYLFPTARVTSLFPFLFFLPLRFPAWIVLLFWFVIQWQAAQDDPRGPGVAYLAHVIGFALGFLYAWARYGRDSVGATRANDRATEEESQP; encoded by the coding sequence ATGACGAATGTGCTGATCGGCCTGTGCTGTGCGGTCTTCGTGCTCGGCCCCGCCTCCGGCCTGAACCGGATATACGGCACCGGCGACGCCCTGCTGAAGGCCCAGACCGCCTATTTCGAGCGGTGGGGCGTGATCCCACTGGATCTGTGGAGCGGCTCGGTACGGGCACTGGTCACGCCGCTCACCGCGTTGTTCGTGCACGGCAGCTGGCTGCACCTGCTCGGCAACATGCTGTTCCTCTACGTCTTCGGCGCGATGGCCGAGGCACGCATGGGCCGGCTGCCGTTCACCGCCTTCTACCTCATCATCGGCTACCTGGCGCTGCTCGGCTACGCGGCCGCACACGCCGACTCCGGCCAGACCCTGGTCGGCGCCTCCGGCTCGATCTCCGGCGTCCTGGGCGCCTTCCTCTACCTGTTCCCGACGGCCCGCGTCACCAGCCTCTTCCCGTTCCTGTTCTTCCTGCCGCTGCGCTTTCCCGCCTGGATCGTGCTGCTGTTCTGGTTCGTCATCCAGTGGCAGGCAGCCCAGGACGACCCCCGCGGCCCGGGCGTCGCCTACCTCGCCCATGTCATCGGCTTCGCCCTCGGCTTCCTCTACGCATGGGCCCGCTACGGGAGGGATAGTGTGGGGGCCACCAGGGCGAACGACCGGGCGACCGAGGAAGAGAGCCAGCCGTGA
- a CDS encoding Lrp/AsnC family transcriptional regulator, translating into MITSIVLIKTNVDQIPEIAEKIAALDGVSEVYSVTGAHDLIAMVRVAAHDDLADVIPGRISKVPGVASTETHIAFRTYSQHDLEAAFAIGLEA; encoded by the coding sequence GTGATCACGTCGATCGTGCTCATCAAGACCAACGTGGACCAGATCCCGGAGATCGCCGAGAAGATCGCCGCACTGGACGGCGTCAGCGAGGTCTACTCGGTCACCGGCGCCCACGACCTCATCGCGATGGTCCGCGTCGCCGCCCACGACGACCTCGCGGACGTCATCCCCGGCCGCATCAGCAAGGTCCCCGGCGTCGCCTCCACGGAGACGCACATCGCCTTCCGCACCTATAGCCAGCACGACCTTGAGGCCGCCTTTGCGATCGGGCTCGAAGCGTAG
- a CDS encoding aminotransferase class V-fold PLP-dependent enzyme has product MSVSAVAADRSVCAPLPVLGRDVLVPLVTGGEVDYAALDYAASAPALQRVWDDVAAYAPYYGSVHRGAGYLSQLSTDLFENSRRTIEEFLGCRTEDQVVFTRSTTDSLNLLAAVLPENTRVFVFETEHHASLLPWEQRPDVAVTYLNAPRTPQQAVDTLEKALAAREPYGPALVCVTGASNVTGELWPVRELAAAAHAHGARIVLDAAQLVPHHPVDLGEMDVDWVAFSGHKLYAPFGAGVLAGRADWLRDAAPYLAGGGASRKVSRRSDGGVDVEWHTTAARHEAGSPNVIGAYAIASACRALTEAGFEGLVAREQELIARLRTGLAEVPEVTVLSLFGDDAARVGVLSFVVEGWNSSHFAAALSAEYGIGVRDGLFCAHPLVRTLLGSAPQDSGECGAPDAAPGEKSLNAIRVSFGAGTPDEHVDRFLEAVKELVTNGARWNYRTEGGRCVPARSAD; this is encoded by the coding sequence ATGTCCGTTTCCGCCGTTGCCGCCGACCGCTCCGTCTGTGCCCCGCTGCCGGTTCTCGGCCGGGACGTCCTCGTCCCGCTCGTGACCGGCGGCGAGGTCGACTACGCCGCGCTGGACTACGCCGCCAGCGCCCCCGCGCTCCAGCGGGTCTGGGACGACGTGGCGGCCTACGCCCCGTACTACGGCAGCGTGCACCGCGGCGCCGGATACCTCTCGCAGCTGTCCACCGACCTCTTCGAGAACAGCCGCCGCACGATCGAGGAGTTCCTCGGCTGCCGCACCGAGGACCAGGTCGTCTTCACCCGCTCCACCACCGACTCGCTGAACCTGCTCGCCGCCGTACTCCCCGAGAACACCCGGGTGTTCGTCTTCGAGACCGAGCACCACGCCTCGCTGCTGCCGTGGGAGCAGCGCCCGGACGTCGCGGTGACCTACCTCAACGCCCCGCGCACCCCGCAGCAGGCCGTGGACACCCTCGAAAAGGCGCTGGCGGCACGCGAGCCCTACGGCCCGGCGCTGGTCTGCGTGACCGGTGCGTCGAATGTGACCGGTGAGCTGTGGCCGGTGCGGGAGCTGGCGGCCGCCGCGCACGCCCACGGCGCCCGGATCGTGCTGGACGCGGCACAGCTCGTCCCGCACCACCCGGTGGACCTCGGCGAGATGGACGTGGACTGGGTCGCCTTCTCCGGCCACAAGCTCTACGCGCCGTTCGGCGCCGGGGTGCTGGCCGGCCGCGCGGACTGGCTGCGGGACGCCGCCCCGTACCTGGCCGGCGGCGGCGCCAGCCGCAAGGTCTCCCGCCGCTCCGACGGCGGGGTCGACGTCGAGTGGCACACCACCGCGGCCCGCCACGAGGCCGGTTCGCCCAACGTCATCGGCGCCTACGCCATCGCCTCGGCCTGCCGGGCGCTCACCGAGGCCGGCTTCGAGGGCCTGGTCGCCCGCGAACAGGAACTGATCGCCCGCCTCCGCACGGGCCTGGCCGAGGTACCCGAGGTCACCGTGCTCTCCCTCTTCGGCGACGACGCCGCCCGCGTGGGCGTCCTCTCCTTCGTCGTCGAAGGCTGGAACAGCTCCCACTTCGCGGCCGCCCTCTCCGCCGAGTACGGCATCGGCGTCCGCGACGGCCTCTTCTGCGCCCACCCCCTCGTCCGCACCCTCCTGGGCAGCGCCCCCCAGGACTCCGGCGAGTGCGGCGCCCCCGACGCGGCCCCCGGCGAAAAGTCCCTCAACGCCATCCGCGTGAGCTTTGGCGCCGGCACGCCGGATGAGCATGTTGACCGCTTCCTGGAAGCGGTCAAGGAACTGGTGACGAACGGCGCCCGCTGGAACTACCGCACCGAAGGCGGGCGTTGTGTGCCAGCGCGGAGCGCGGATTGA
- the trpD gene encoding anthranilate phosphoribosyltransferase → MNVVTPVGGDSVAAQTWPELLNALLAGRDLSADDTAWAMDKIMRGEAGDAQIAGFAVALRAKGETVAEISGLVRTMYAHARLIEVPGPSVDIVGTGGDGAKTVNISTMSSIVVAGTGAKVVKHGNRAASSASGASDVLEKLGVNLDLTPQRVTEVAKEAGITFCFAVKFHPSLRHVANARAQLGIRTTFNVLGPLTNPAKVRAQATGVADARMAPILAGVLAERGSSALVFRGDDGLDELTTTATSRVWIVRDGTVREESFDPRDVGIPLVPVEALRGADASYNADVARRLLDGETGPVRDAVLLNSAAALVALEPADAPLAEQIRAGIERAAASVDSGAAKRALERWVAASNT, encoded by the coding sequence ATGAACGTTGTGACCCCGGTTGGCGGCGACAGCGTGGCGGCCCAGACCTGGCCGGAGCTCCTCAACGCCCTGCTCGCCGGCCGTGACCTCAGCGCGGACGACACCGCCTGGGCGATGGACAAGATCATGCGGGGCGAGGCCGGCGACGCCCAGATCGCCGGGTTCGCGGTGGCCCTGCGCGCCAAGGGCGAGACCGTCGCCGAGATCTCCGGTCTGGTGCGCACCATGTACGCGCACGCCCGGCTGATCGAGGTGCCCGGACCGAGCGTGGACATCGTCGGCACCGGCGGCGACGGTGCCAAGACCGTCAACATCTCCACGATGTCCTCGATCGTGGTCGCCGGCACCGGCGCCAAGGTCGTCAAGCACGGCAACCGCGCCGCCTCCTCCGCCAGCGGCGCCTCCGACGTCCTGGAGAAGCTCGGGGTCAATCTCGACCTCACCCCGCAGCGGGTCACCGAGGTCGCCAAGGAAGCGGGCATCACCTTCTGCTTCGCGGTGAAGTTCCACCCCTCGCTGCGGCATGTCGCCAACGCGCGGGCCCAGCTCGGCATCCGTACCACCTTCAATGTGCTCGGCCCGCTGACCAACCCCGCGAAGGTCCGCGCCCAGGCGACCGGTGTCGCGGACGCCCGGATGGCGCCGATCCTGGCCGGGGTGCTCGCCGAGCGCGGCTCGTCGGCGCTGGTGTTCCGCGGCGACGACGGCCTGGACGAGCTGACCACGACCGCGACCTCCCGGGTGTGGATCGTCCGGGACGGCACGGTGCGCGAGGAGTCCTTCGACCCCCGGGACGTGGGCATCCCCCTGGTGCCGGTGGAGGCGCTGCGCGGGGCGGACGCCTCGTACAACGCGGACGTGGCCCGCCGGCTGCTGGACGGGGAGACCGGCCCGGTGCGCGACGCGGTGCTGCTGAACTCCGCGGCGGCGCTGGTCGCGCTGGAGCCGGCGGACGCCCCGCTGGCCGAGCAGATCCGGGCCGGGATCGAGCGGGCCGCGGCCTCGGTCGACTCCGGCGCGGCCAAGCGGGCGCTGGAGCGCTGGGTGGCCGCCAGCAACACATGA
- a CDS encoding cytochrome b, with protein sequence MSNETSATTTRRGQAPRGERIADWADGRLGIYSLAKSNMRKIFPDHWSFMLGEVALYSFIIIILTGVYLTLFFHPSMAEVTYHGSYVPMQGIRMTQAFESTLNISFDVRGGLLIRQIHHWAALVFLAAMMVHMMRVFFTGAFRKPREVNWLFGFLLLVLGMFTGFTGYSLPDDLLSGTGVRFIEGVILAMPLVGSYLQFFIFGGEFPGHDIIPRFFTVHVLLLPGIMLGLLVAHLILVFYHKHTQFPGAGKTNNNVVGMPLLPVYMAKAGGFFFLVFGVISVIAAIASINPVWAIGPYRPDQVSTGAQPDWYMGFAEGLVRVMPGWEWNFWGHTLNFGVLIPILIFPLVLVAIAVYPFIESWVKGDKREHHILDRPRNVPTRTGFGVAWLVAYFVMLIGGGNDLWATHFHLSINSITWFVRIAFFVGPVLAFIATKRICLGLQRRDKDKVLHGRESGIIKRLPHGEFIEVHEPLDQEQLHLLTQHEQPAPLELGPEVDENGVERKLSRSQKLRAKLSKAYYGEDNVIPKATAEEYKEITSGHGHH encoded by the coding sequence ATGAGTAACGAGACGAGCGCGACCACCACGCGCCGTGGCCAGGCGCCACGGGGCGAGCGGATCGCCGACTGGGCGGACGGCCGGCTGGGCATCTACAGCCTGGCCAAGTCCAACATGCGCAAGATCTTCCCGGACCACTGGTCCTTCATGCTGGGTGAGGTCGCGCTTTACAGCTTCATCATCATCATCCTGACCGGTGTCTATCTGACGCTGTTCTTCCACCCGAGCATGGCCGAGGTGACCTATCACGGTTCCTACGTTCCCATGCAGGGAATCCGGATGACGCAGGCCTTCGAGTCGACGCTGAACATCAGCTTCGACGTGCGTGGCGGTCTGCTGATCCGGCAGATCCACCACTGGGCCGCGCTGGTCTTCCTGGCCGCGATGATGGTCCACATGATGCGGGTGTTCTTCACCGGCGCCTTCCGCAAGCCGCGCGAGGTCAACTGGCTGTTCGGCTTCCTGCTGCTGGTGCTGGGCATGTTCACCGGCTTCACCGGCTACTCGCTCCCCGACGACCTGCTCTCCGGCACCGGTGTGCGGTTCATCGAGGGCGTCATCCTGGCGATGCCGCTGGTCGGTTCGTACCTGCAGTTCTTCATCTTCGGCGGGGAGTTCCCGGGGCACGACATCATCCCGCGGTTCTTCACGGTGCACGTGCTGCTGCTGCCGGGCATCATGCTCGGCCTGCTGGTGGCGCACCTGATCCTGGTCTTCTACCACAAGCACACCCAGTTCCCGGGTGCCGGCAAGACCAACAACAACGTCGTGGGCATGCCGCTGCTGCCGGTCTACATGGCCAAGGCCGGAGGCTTCTTCTTCCTGGTCTTCGGTGTGATCTCGGTGATCGCCGCGATCGCCAGCATCAACCCGGTGTGGGCGATCGGCCCCTACCGGCCCGACCAGGTGTCCACCGGCGCCCAGCCCGACTGGTACATGGGCTTCGCCGAGGGTCTGGTGCGTGTCATGCCGGGCTGGGAGTGGAACTTCTGGGGCCACACCCTCAACTTCGGTGTGCTGATCCCGATCCTGATCTTCCCGCTGGTCCTGGTCGCGATCGCCGTCTACCCGTTCATCGAGTCCTGGGTCAAGGGCGACAAGCGCGAGCACCACATCCTGGACCGCCCGCGCAACGTCCCGACCCGTACCGGCTTCGGTGTCGCCTGGCTCGTCGCGTACTTCGTGATGCTGATCGGTGGCGGTAACGACCTGTGGGCGACGCACTTCCACCTGTCGATCAACTCGATCACCTGGTTCGTGCGGATCGCGTTCTTCGTCGGACCGGTGCTGGCCTTCATCGCCACCAAGCGGATCTGCCTGGGGCTCCAGCGTCGCGACAAGGACAAGGTGCTGCACGGACGCGAGTCCGGCATCATCAAGCGCCTGCCGCACGGTGAGTTCATCGAGGTCCACGAGCCGCTCGACCAGGAGCAGCTGCACCTGCTCACCCAGCACGAGCAGCCCGCGCCGCTCGAGCTGGGCCCCGAGGTCGACGAGAACGGTGTGGAGCGCAAGCTGTCGCGTTCGCAGAAGCTGCGCGCCAAGCTCTCCAAGGCCTACTACGGCGAGGACAACGTCATCCCGAAGGCCACGGCCGAGGAGTACAAGGAGATCACCAGCGGCCACGGCCACCACTGA
- a CDS encoding ubiquinol-cytochrome c reductase iron-sulfur subunit, with protein sequence MTTAENPFADPGLPPHEHRAQDIDDRAARRSERTVALLFVVSMIATVAFIASYVAIPIERNVYIWPLGHISALNFALGLTLGAALFCIGAGAVHWARTLMSDEEVADERHPIEAAPEVKAKVMADFAQGAKESQVGRRKLIRNTMFGALALVPLSGVVLLRDLGPLPGNKLRTTNWKKGVRLVNQSTNLPLRPEDIAVGSLTFAKPEGLEEDDEEFAEKIAKDALMLVRIQPQNIKDKHELSWSHEGIVAYSKICTHVGCPISLYEQQTHHVLCPCHQSTFDLSDGGRVIFGPAGHALPQLHITEKDGFLEAASGFEEPVGPSFWERG encoded by the coding sequence GTGACCACGGCGGAGAACCCCTTCGCCGACCCGGGTCTGCCGCCCCACGAGCACCGTGCCCAGGACATCGACGACCGGGCCGCCAGGCGCTCCGAGCGCACCGTGGCGCTGCTCTTCGTCGTGTCCATGATCGCCACGGTCGCCTTCATCGCCTCGTACGTGGCGATCCCGATCGAGCGGAACGTCTACATCTGGCCGCTCGGTCACATCAGCGCGCTGAACTTCGCGCTCGGTCTGACGCTGGGCGCGGCGCTCTTCTGCATCGGCGCCGGCGCGGTCCACTGGGCCCGCACGCTGATGTCCGACGAGGAGGTCGCCGACGAGCGCCACCCGATCGAGGCGGCGCCGGAGGTCAAGGCCAAGGTCATGGCGGACTTCGCCCAGGGGGCGAAGGAGTCGCAGGTCGGCCGCCGCAAGCTGATCCGCAACACGATGTTCGGCGCGCTGGCCCTGGTGCCGCTCTCCGGTGTGGTGCTGCTGCGCGACCTCGGGCCGCTGCCCGGGAACAAGCTGCGCACCACGAACTGGAAGAAGGGCGTCCGCCTGGTCAACCAGTCCACCAACCTCCCGCTGCGTCCCGAGGACATCGCCGTCGGCTCCCTCACGTTCGCCAAGCCCGAGGGCCTGGAGGAGGACGACGAGGAGTTCGCGGAGAAGATCGCCAAGGACGCCCTGATGCTCGTGCGGATCCAGCCGCAGAACATCAAGGACAAGCACGAACTCTCCTGGTCGCACGAGGGCATCGTGGCGTACTCGAAGATCTGCACCCACGTGGGTTGCCCGATCAGCCTGTACGAGCAGCAGACGCACCACGTGCTCTGCCCCTGCCACCAGTCGACGTTCGACCTCTCTGACGGCGGTCGGGTGATCTTCGGTCCGGCCGGACACGCCCTGCCGCAGCTGCACATCACAGAGAAGGACGGCTTCCTGGAGGCCGCAAGCGGCTTCGAGGAGCCCGTCGGCCCGAGCTTCTGGGAGCGCGGATGA
- a CDS encoding c-type cytochrome has protein sequence MKKLSARRRHPLAVLVVLLLALVSTGGAYAAFAPADKAQADDTAQSLAIKEGKKLFAVGCASCHGTGGQGTSDGPSLVGVGAAAVDFQVGTGRMPAQQPGAQVPRKKNIYTNAQIDQLAAYVASLGAGPTVPDKEQYSPDGANIGKGGELFRTNCAQCHNFTGKGGALTDGKYAPTLEGVDPKHIYEAMETGPQNMPSFGDGSLSKQNKKDIIAYLGAVNGDESESPGGLDLGGLGPVSEGLFGYIFGLGALIAVAIWVAARTTKAKKS, from the coding sequence GTGAAAAAGCTCTCCGCACGACGGCGCCACCCGCTGGCGGTGCTCGTCGTCCTACTCCTTGCGCTGGTGTCTACCGGAGGGGCGTACGCCGCGTTCGCGCCGGCGGACAAGGCTCAGGCCGATGACACCGCTCAGTCCCTTGCCATCAAGGAGGGCAAGAAGCTCTTCGCCGTGGGCTGCGCCAGCTGCCACGGCACCGGCGGTCAGGGCACCTCCGACGGCCCCAGCCTGGTCGGCGTCGGCGCCGCAGCCGTGGACTTCCAGGTGGGCACCGGCCGTATGCCGGCCCAGCAGCCCGGCGCCCAGGTGCCGCGGAAGAAGAACATCTACACCAATGCCCAGATCGACCAGCTCGCGGCCTACGTCGCCTCGCTGGGCGCCGGCCCGACCGTGCCGGACAAGGAGCAGTACAGCCCCGACGGCGCCAACATCGGCAAGGGCGGCGAGCTGTTCCGCACCAACTGCGCGCAGTGCCACAACTTCACCGGTAAGGGCGGCGCCCTGACCGATGGCAAGTACGCACCGACGCTCGAGGGCGTGGACCCGAAGCACATCTACGAGGCCATGGAAACCGGCCCGCAGAACATGCCCTCCTTCGGTGACGGTTCGCTGTCGAAGCAGAACAAGAAGGACATCATCGCGTACCTCGGCGCCGTCAACGGCGATGAATCCGAGAGCCCCGGCGGCCTCGACCTCGGCGGTCTCGGTCCGGTCAGTGAGGGTCTCTTCGGTTACATCTTCGGCCTGGGCGCGCTGATTGCGGTCGCCATCTGGGTCGCAGCCCGGACTACGAAGGCCAAGAAGTCATGA
- a CDS encoding cytochrome c oxidase subunit 3 produces MSVVATATTVETGHAHPSVNRPNLTSVGTIIWLSSELMFFAALFAMYFTLRSVTGTEYWKESADALNLPFSATNTTILVLSSLTCQLGVFAAERGDVKKLRAWFVVTFVMGAIFIGGQVFEYTELVKHEGLSLSSGPYGSVFYLTTGFHGLHVTGGLIAFLLVLGRTYAAKRFTHTQATAAIVVSYYWHFVDVVWIGLFATIYLIK; encoded by the coding sequence ATGTCGGTCGTGGCGACAGCAACGACAGTAGAAACCGGGCACGCGCACCCGTCGGTCAATCGGCCGAACCTCACCAGCGTCGGAACCATCATCTGGCTGAGTTCCGAGCTGATGTTCTTCGCGGCCCTCTTCGCGATGTACTTCACCCTTCGATCGGTGACCGGAACCGAGTATTGGAAGGAATCCGCCGATGCGCTGAATCTTCCGTTCTCCGCGACCAACACCACGATCCTGGTGCTCAGCTCTCTGACCTGCCAGCTCGGCGTTTTCGCGGCCGAGCGTGGCGATGTCAAGAAGCTCCGGGCCTGGTTCGTGGTCACCTTCGTCATGGGTGCGATCTTCATCGGCGGTCAGGTCTTCGAGTACACGGAGCTGGTCAAGCACGAGGGCCTGTCGCTCTCGTCCGGCCCGTACGGCTCGGTGTTCTACCTGACCACCGGTTTCCACGGACTGCATGTGACGGGCGGTCTGATCGCCTTCCTGCTGGTCCTGGGCAGGACGTACGCGGCCAAGAGGTTCACCCACACACAGGCCACCGCGGCCATCGTCGTGTCCTACTACTGGCACTTCGTCGATGTCGTCTGGATCGGCCTCTTCGCCACGATCTACCTGATCAAGTAG